From a region of the Nothobranchius furzeri strain GRZ-AD chromosome 12, NfurGRZ-RIMD1, whole genome shotgun sequence genome:
- the nme4 gene encoding nucleoside diphosphate kinase, mitochondrial, with protein sequence MTCEYFLGGLTSLCTELTEESSAMLQQRLLHSVKLFYSKSRVTGSSLPSGLIPSVQRCGRGLVWDRSKATLPDARERTLIAVKPDGVQRRLVGRIIQRFEQRGFKLVGLKMMTASEDLLSEHYRELRTKPFFHSLQSYMTSGPVVVMVWEGHNVVQTSRTMVGPTNPTVAQAGTVRGDFSIHVSRNVVHASDSLEGAQREIQLWFEAKDLLDWDCCDQMSTSEDAASQKQ encoded by the exons ATGACTTGTGAGTATTTTTTAGGAGGTTTGACTTCACTCTGCACAGAGCTGACAGAGGAAAGCTcggccatgctgcagcagcggctTTTACACTCAGTTAAACTGTTCTACTCGAAGAGTCGAGTAACCGGTTCCAGTCTGCCATCTGGGCTGATTCCGAGCGTGCAGCGATGTGGACGCGGACTGGTCTGGGACAGAAGCAAAGCAA CTCTTCCAGATGCGAGGGAGCGGACCCTGATCGCTGTAAAGCCTGACGGAGTTCAGCGCCGTCTTGTTGGACGGATCATTCAGCGCTTCGAGCAGCGAGGTTTCAAGTTAGTTGGACTGAAGATGATGACG GCATCTGAAGATCTGCTGTCTGAGCACTACCGCGAGCTGAGGACCAAGCCTTTCTTCCACAGTCTGCAGAGTTACATGACCTCAGGACCCGTGGTTGTCATG GTGTGGGAAGGACACAATGTTGTCCAAACATCACGGACAATGGTGGGTCCCACCAACCCAACCGTGGCTCAGGCAGGAACCGTCAGAGGGGACTTCAGCATTCACGTCAGCAG GAATGTGGTCCATGCCAGTGACTCGCTGGAGGGGGCTCAAAGGGAGATCCAGCTGTGGTTTGAAGCTAAAGACCTCCTGGACTGGGACTGCTGTGACCAGATGAGCACCAGTGAAGATGCTGCCAGTCAAAAGCAGTGA